The Pseudomonas sp. HR96 genome contains the following window.
TCACGGGCTTCGGCCATGCGAGCAGACAAACGGTCACCCCCACCTTCGGCAAGTGCCAAGGAAGATGCGCCCAGCGCGAGGGTAACGAGAAGAATTTTGGCAGCGTTCATAAGTAAATCCTCAGTTTTAGGTACCCGGTAAAGGGTTGGCCCATTCAGGTGGAGCGCGTTTGGCGCTGAGGTAAATACTAAGGGCCTGTACCTTTCAGGTAGCTGAGGGGAAGATTACAGTTTGGACAGCTACTCTCGGCGCGCTTGGCAGACTGAAATGGATAGTCGCCTTCAACGGCTGCGCTTTTGTTCCCGTAAACCTTACAGAAATGTAATCGTGGTAA
Protein-coding sequences here:
- a CDS encoding co-regulatory protein PtrA N-terminal domain-containing protein, with the protein product MNAAKILLVTLALGASSLALAEGGGDRLSARMAEARETAMSAYNAKAASQEATEVAQEGPEAKPKHC